The sequence AACGACTCGTCGAGTCCGGCCAGGACGTCATCATCCTACTCGACTCGATTACCCGCTTGGCCCGCGCGCACAACGCAGTGGTGCCGAGCAAGGGACGCACGCTCTCCGGCGGTGTCGAAGCCGGTGCCCTCCGCGGTCCGAAGCAGTTCTTCGGCGCAGCGCGCAATGTGGAAGAAGGCGGCTCGCTAACGGTTATCGGCACGGCGCTGATCGACACGGGCAGCAAGATGGATGAGGTCATCTTCGAGGAGTTCAAGGGCACGGGCAACATGGAGCTCGTCCTGAATCGCACAATGGCCGACCGACGCATCTACCCCGCGATCGACCTGATCAAATCCGGGACACGACGGGAGGAGCTCCTCATCTCCAAACCACAGATGAAGCGGATCTGGGTTCTCCGGAAGATCCTCGCCGACATGGATGCCATCGAAGCCATGCAATTCCTGCTGGACAAAATGGAGGGAACGGAGGACAACGACGACTTCCTCGCGACGATGAACTCGTAGCGCCACCTTCGCACCTCATCGTTCGGTCAAGCGCCCGCCTTGCCGCCCTCTTCGACGGAGGGTGAACGAGCCAGGCGTTTTCCATTTCCCCGTGACCTTCCTTCCCAGAACAGGATATCTCGCCGGCTGCTACAGGAATCTGCCGATTACGACACGACGGGAAGACGTGCGGAACGTCGTATAGTTTGATGGAGTGATCCATATATCTCGCTTTCCCCACCTCTCAATTGGCTCGTATGTATCGCCACATCGTCGCTATCGCCGCAGCTGTGTTCTTGCTGTCTGGAACATCCGGTTTCGCGCACGCACAGTCGAACGAACAATCTGACGACGCCGGCCCCTTCCTGAGACACCCGGCCGTGTCCCCCGACGGTAATACCATCGCATTTTCGTACCAGGGCGATATCTGGACCGTGCCCGCATCGGGTGGGCGCGCGTTCCGACTCACGGTGCATGAAGCCTACGAAGGCCAACCGCAGTGGAACGACGCCGGGACCCACCTCGCCTTCACGAGCAACCGGCACGGCAATGCCGATGTCTTCGCTATGACGGCCGAGGGCAATACGCCCGTTCGGCTGACGTATCATTCGACAAACGATCGCGTCACCGACATCACGGCAGACAACCGCGTCCTCTTCAACACGGAGCGCACCTACGTCCAGGTCGAGCGAGAGAGTGAGGTCTACCACGTGCCGATGGACGGCGGAATGCCCGACCGGCTCCTCAACGCCCTCGGCGACGGCGCTACGCAATCGCCCGACGGACGCTTCATCGTGATGGAGCGCGGCAGCAACCGCACCACGCGAAGCGATTACCGTGGCCCCGCGAACCGCGACCTCTGGATCTACGACACGCAGGAGGAGAGCTACCAGCAGATCACGCAGTACAACGGCAACGACTACGCGGCGGTGTGGGCCGGACCGCGCGAGCTGTACTTCATCAGCGACCGCAGCGGCACGCGCAACGCCTACCGCCTGCAACTCGCGGACGATGGCTCCGCCAGCAGCGAACCCGAAGCGCTCACGAACTACGACCGGGACGGCGTCCGTACGCTATCTGCCAGCGCAGACGGTAGCCTTATCAGCTTCGAGCGCATGACGAACGCGTATACGCTCGACGTGGACGGCGGAGAGCCGCAGATCCTCAACGTCACCGTCCCGCGCGATGCACGAAATGTGCCTGTGGACCGCATGACCATGTCGGACGAGGCCCGCGAATTTGCCGTCTCCCCGGACGAGTCGCAGATCGCGTACGTGGTTCGCGGCGAAATCTTCGTCACGGAGACAGACACCGAAGAGCCGGAATCCAACCGTCTCACGCGTCATGCCTACCGCGATCGCGACGTCGTATGGGTGAACGAGAAAACCCTTCTGTTTACCAGCGACCGCGAAGGACAGTACGATGTCTTCCGCCTGACCTCCACCGACCCGGAGGCCGAATCGCTGTTTGAAAGTCTCCAGCACTCGGTCGAACGCATCACGTCCAGCGATGTCGATGAACGACATCTCGTTCTCTCTCCCGACCGCGATCGCGTCCTCTTTCTCCGCGGTCAGGGTACCCTCGTTTCTGCATCCGTTTCCGACGACGGCCTCTCGGACGAGAACGTCCTGATTGAGGGATGGGCGGAGCCGCGCGACGTCACGTTTAGCCCGGACGGGCAGTGGATCGCCTACTCGCAGAGCGACCTCGACTTCAACGAGGACGTCTTCATCCTTCCTGCCGATGGCGACGGCACCCCCGTGAACGTCAGCCAGCACCCGCGCTCCGACGGCAACCCTGTCTGGAGCCCGGACGGATCGAAGCTGGGCTTCGTGTCGGAACGCAGCGGCAACGACGCTGACATCTGGTTTGCCTGGCTGACGGAAGAAGACTTCGAGCGCACGAAGCGGGACTGGGAAGAGCTGCAAGAAGAGACGGAGGACGAGACGAAAGAGGACGACGAGCAAACCGTACCCGTAGATATCGACCTCGAAGATATCCACGAGCGCCTGGTACGCGTGACGTCGATGCCGGGCAACGAAGATTCGCCCGTGATCGACAAAGAGGGACAGACCTTTTACTTCGTCGCCGGGGAGCGGGGACGCACCACCACCTACGATCCGTCGCCCGACCTCTACAAGATCAAGTGGGACAGTAGCGAACGGTCGCAGATATCGCAGGGGGGAATTTCGCCCTCTGACATCGTCCTCGGCCCGGAAGCATCCACCCTCTACTTTCGTCAGCGAGGCGGCCGCCTGGCGCAATTCGCAACGACGGGCTCCGACGTGGAGTCGCTACCGTTCACAGCGCACATGACCGTCGACCGGAGCGAGGAGCGGATGCAGATTTTTGAGGAGGCGTGGCGTTCGATCGCCAACGGCTTCTACGACCCCGACCACCATGGTGTGGACTGGGATGCCCTGAAGGACAAGTACCGCCCGTGGGCACAGCGCGCCTCCACGATTCAAGATCTGCAGGAGGTCATGAATCTGATGCTCGGTGAGGTCAACGCAAGCCACATGGGTTTCTACCCGGCCTCCCTCTTCGGCAGCAACGGAGGAGCCGAAACCGGACTCCTCGGCGTTGAGCTCGACCCAACCGATGACGGCGCTCGCATCGTTCGCGTGGTACCCAACAGCCCGGCCGATCGCTCGCTCAGCCGTCTGTACGAGGGAGACGTTATCCTCTCCGTCAACGGTTCGTCCGTCGCCGACGCCCGCAACATCTACGCGCTCCTCGACGGGACCGTCGACCAACGCACGCTTCTCCGCGTCCGCGGCCAGGATGGCGACACGCGCACGGTCCGCATTCGCCCAACAGACGATCTCGACGATCAGCTGTATCGTGAATGGGTCGAAGATCGGCGTGAACTGACGGAGGAATACTCCGGTGGACGCCTCGGCTACATTCACATCGAAGGCATGAACTGGGAAAGCTTCGAGCGCTTCGAGCGAGAGCTCGTCGCTAGTGCCGGGGACAAGGAAGGTCTGCTGGTTGATGTCCGATTCAACGGTGGCGGCTGGACGACCGACTACCTCATGACGGTGCTGACCACCCGCCGGCACGCCTATACGGTGCCGCGCGGCGCAACCTCAGACATCGACAATCACGAGCAATTCCGCTCGCACTACCCGTTCGGCGAACGCCTCCCCTACGCGGCCTGGACGAAACCCGTCGCCGCCCTCTGCAACCAGAACAGCTACTCGAACGCCGAAATCTTTTCGCACGCCTTCAAGCAGTTCGACCTCGGGCCTCTCGTCGGAACGCCCACGTTCGGTGCCGTCATTTCGACGGGCGGCGTCGGGCTGATCGACGGGTCCTTCGTCAGACTCCCGTTCCGCGGCTGGTGGGTTTACGAAACGGACGCGAACATGGAGGGCACGCCGGCGACGCCTGATATCACCGTAGAGAACGCACCCGATCACCGTGCGCAGGGGACGGATGCCCAGCTTCGCCGGACCGTCGACGAACTTCTTCAGCAACTCGATGGCCAACAGGCGACAGGGCCCTCTAGCTCGGACGACGGCAGTGGCCCGAGTGGTCGGTAACGTGTAGCCTCTAAAATTGCGCAAGATCCTTTCAGGTGGGAACCGTTCCCATACATCCGTGTGGTAAACGATTGCCCTAGCGCGTACATTGCAACTTAACTTTTCTGTCCTGGCATGTCTCAGAACGTCAAGCTGTCTGCTATTTTGTTCGACATGGACGGCGTCCTCGTCGATGTTTCCCGCTCATATCGACGCGCCATCGAGGAGACGGTCGAGCACTTTACGGGGCGGAAGATCGGAGCGAACACGGTCCAGCGGTATAAGAACTACGGAGGGTTCAACGACGACTGGAAGCTCACGCACGCGATCATTACGGACACCGCAATGGAGGTGCCGCTCAGCCGCGTGATTGAGGAGTTCCAGAATCGCTATCGTGGCGAGAACTGGGACGGCGTCATCACAGAGGAGACGCCGCTCATTAGCGAAGAAACGCTCCAGGCGCTCAACACGGACGAGCGCATCATGGGCATCGTCACAGGGCGCCCGGAAGAGGAAGCTCTGTGGACGCTGGACCACTTCGGGTGGAAGAAATACTTCCCGCTCCTCGTCTCCAAGGAGAAGCAGGGAGAACGCCCGAAACCGCACCCCTTCCCGCTGAATCACTCCCTGACGATTCTTGCCGCTGCCGGCCGCGACGTCTCCCCGAAGGAGGCCGTCTACATCGGTGACACGGTGGACGACATGGAAGCCGCTCGAAAGGCAGGCATGTGGGCCATCGGTATCGTCCCGCCCTACGTAGATGCCGATGACCACCGCCCGCTCCTCCGCGATAAAGGCGCCCACCTCGTCCTCGAAGATCCGAACGAACTGCCGGACCTGTTCGATCGCTTCGGCGAGGCCCTCGCAGCACACTCGCACGCGTAACGCCCCCGAGGAAACCAGATCTCTGACGTACGAAGCGGTGAACCTGCCCGACCGGCACGGTTCACCGCTTTTCTTTTTGATCGCAAAGCACGGTCGCCTTCCGGCAACGAAAAACGACCATTCCTGGCGTGCGTGGTGCACACAGGCGAGCCCCCACTTCGGCTCGTGCACCTACTGCCCGTCCACGACAATTTCGACCCGGCGGTTCTTTTGTCTTCCCTCCCGCGTCTCGTTACTCGCCACCGGCACCTTCGGGCCGTACGCACCGATCTCGAGCGTCGGCGTCTGAATACCGTGCTCCGTGTTGAGGTAATGAGCTACCGCCGCAGCACGTTGTGCGGAGAGGTACCAGTTGCTCGGATAAATGCTGCGGAGACTGTCCCCGATCGGCATGCTGTCCGTGTACCCTTTGATCCGAAACGCACGCCCATCATATTCCCGGTTGATGGTTTGCGCCAACTCATCGATCGCCCGCTTACCACGATCGGTCAGCCAGGCACTGCCCGATGGAAAATACACCACCGGCTCGAGGGTCGTCGTCTCCTCCTGTGTTTGCTGCTGCTCTCGAACCGAGGTGCGAAGTCGCTCGACCGTACGAGATAGTTCGTCATTGACCGTCTGCAGCGAATCGACCTGCGTCTGCAGGCGCTCTACCTCCTGTCCGCCGCAGGCAGTCAGAGAAATGGAGAAGACGAAGGCAACACACAAGAACAGAACCGATCTGAGCGTCGACGTACTCATACATGAAACGATATTAGTCCAGAATAGAGGCCCCATGCGAACGGATCGGGACCACTTCAAATCTATGAGACAGCGCTGACGGATGCCAGAAGAGGAATCAAGGTCGCCGTCAACAACGGAAGCAACATGCGCGTGATATGTACTGGATAAACGGAGCGGTTTTTCCTAAGCGTCTGTCAACTGCTGTTCTCTGCGAACCGGCGGATCGTGCCTTCCACCCGGTCCATGTGCCGGGCAAGCGAATCGTATCCAATGTGCTCGCGAGCGACGGGCCATCGCGCCCAGGCCACCCGACGAATCCCCTCCTTCCGCTCCGGCTTAAAGTGTCGCTCCGGCGTCTGCATCAGGTACCAGTGCGTTATCTTTACGGCGTAAACGCCCCCATCCGGATACGCGTGATGCGTGGTCCCCAGCGGCTGATGCTCCGCCAATTGCTCGATGCCAACCTCCTCGCGGACCTCGCGCAGAGCACACTCCGCAATGCTTTCACCCGGATCCAGCTTGCCTTTCGGCAAATCCCAGACTCCTCTTCGATGAATCAGAAGGAGAACGGGTTCGCCATCTACAATGCGAAGAACATAACCTCCGCCCGCCTTCACGACCTCCGGCGGTCGATACGGATCCACGTTTCGAATGGCAGTTGACGGCACCCCCTCCACCTCAACCGTTCGTCCCGTCGCTCGCTTCGGCGGACGCTGCATTGTCGACGTGTCCACGACGTAGATCCGCTCCGCTCCCCGGGGTACGTCGCCCAGATCCAGGAAGAGTGTCAGTTCCTCCCCCTCAGGTGCGATAAGACCGTGGCGACGAACCTCGTCGAGGTCATCGCGATACGCATCCGACGGGGCAAAAAGCAACATAGACAGACGGAAAATAGCGAGTGGATCGGTGTGACACAGTGCGCTACTTACACCGGCATCGCATAGTTCAAACAAACCGGTTTTGCAAGAACGATGTAACTCCGGGAACCGGAATTAAAATACCAATATAGCCTATTACTCTCGGCTGATCTTTCCGCACCAACGACTCCTTCATGTCGATCGAAACCATCATCGTGTTCGCCCTTCTGGTCGTGGCGATGGTGCTGTTTATGTCCGATCGCGTGTCCTTCGACGTTACGGCGCTAATCATCCTGTCGACCTTAATGTTGACGGGCATCGTGTCGCCGCAGGAAGGCATCTCGGGCTTCAGCAACGCCGCTACCGTCACAATCGGGGCAATGTTTGTCCTTAGCGAAGGTTTACGTCGGACCGGGGTGTTGAGGCATCTGAGCGATCTTTTTGCTGACGTCGGCGGCGGGAGTTTCTCCCTGACAGTCGGCTTCATGATGGTTGTCATTGGCGTTGTGTCGGCGTTCATCAACAATACCGCGGCCGTCGCCATCTTCATTCCGGTCGTCATCGGTCTCTCCAATCAACTGGGCGTCAGCGCATCGAAATTGCTGATGCCCCTCTCCTTCGCGTCGATGTTTGGCGGGGTCTGTACGCTGATCGGGACCTCGACGAACATTCT comes from Longibacter salinarum and encodes:
- a CDS encoding S41 family peptidase, with protein sequence MYRHIVAIAAAVFLLSGTSGFAHAQSNEQSDDAGPFLRHPAVSPDGNTIAFSYQGDIWTVPASGGRAFRLTVHEAYEGQPQWNDAGTHLAFTSNRHGNADVFAMTAEGNTPVRLTYHSTNDRVTDITADNRVLFNTERTYVQVERESEVYHVPMDGGMPDRLLNALGDGATQSPDGRFIVMERGSNRTTRSDYRGPANRDLWIYDTQEESYQQITQYNGNDYAAVWAGPRELYFISDRSGTRNAYRLQLADDGSASSEPEALTNYDRDGVRTLSASADGSLISFERMTNAYTLDVDGGEPQILNVTVPRDARNVPVDRMTMSDEAREFAVSPDESQIAYVVRGEIFVTETDTEEPESNRLTRHAYRDRDVVWVNEKTLLFTSDREGQYDVFRLTSTDPEAESLFESLQHSVERITSSDVDERHLVLSPDRDRVLFLRGQGTLVSASVSDDGLSDENVLIEGWAEPRDVTFSPDGQWIAYSQSDLDFNEDVFILPADGDGTPVNVSQHPRSDGNPVWSPDGSKLGFVSERSGNDADIWFAWLTEEDFERTKRDWEELQEETEDETKEDDEQTVPVDIDLEDIHERLVRVTSMPGNEDSPVIDKEGQTFYFVAGERGRTTTYDPSPDLYKIKWDSSERSQISQGGISPSDIVLGPEASTLYFRQRGGRLAQFATTGSDVESLPFTAHMTVDRSEERMQIFEEAWRSIANGFYDPDHHGVDWDALKDKYRPWAQRASTIQDLQEVMNLMLGEVNASHMGFYPASLFGSNGGAETGLLGVELDPTDDGARIVRVVPNSPADRSLSRLYEGDVILSVNGSSVADARNIYALLDGTVDQRTLLRVRGQDGDTRTVRIRPTDDLDDQLYREWVEDRRELTEEYSGGRLGYIHIEGMNWESFERFERELVASAGDKEGLLVDVRFNGGGWTTDYLMTVLTTRRHAYTVPRGATSDIDNHEQFRSHYPFGERLPYAAWTKPVAALCNQNSYSNAEIFSHAFKQFDLGPLVGTPTFGAVISTGGVGLIDGSFVRLPFRGWWVYETDANMEGTPATPDITVENAPDHRAQGTDAQLRRTVDELLQQLDGQQATGPSSSDDGSGPSGR
- a CDS encoding OmpA family protein; protein product: MSTSTLRSVLFLCVAFVFSISLTACGGQEVERLQTQVDSLQTVNDELSRTVERLRTSVREQQQTQEETTTLEPVVYFPSGSAWLTDRGKRAIDELAQTINREYDGRAFRIKGYTDSMPIGDSLRSIYPSNWYLSAQRAAAVAHYLNTEHGIQTPTLEIGAYGPKVPVASNETREGRQKNRRVEIVVDGQ
- a CDS encoding TIGR01548 family HAD-type hydrolase, translating into MSQNVKLSAILFDMDGVLVDVSRSYRRAIEETVEHFTGRKIGANTVQRYKNYGGFNDDWKLTHAIITDTAMEVPLSRVIEEFQNRYRGENWDGVITEETPLISEETLQALNTDERIMGIVTGRPEEEALWTLDHFGWKKYFPLLVSKEKQGERPKPHPFPLNHSLTILAAAGRDVSPKEAVYIGDTVDDMEAARKAGMWAIGIVPPYVDADDHRPLLRDKGAHLVLEDPNELPDLFDRFGEALAAHSHA
- a CDS encoding NUDIX hydrolase — protein: MLLFAPSDAYRDDLDEVRRHGLIAPEGEELTLFLDLGDVPRGAERIYVVDTSTMQRPPKRATGRTVEVEGVPSTAIRNVDPYRPPEVVKAGGGYVLRIVDGEPVLLLIHRRGVWDLPKGKLDPGESIAECALREVREEVGIEQLAEHQPLGTTHHAYPDGGVYAVKITHWYLMQTPERHFKPERKEGIRRVAWARWPVAREHIGYDSLARHMDRVEGTIRRFAENSS